A part of Thermocrinis albus DSM 14484 genomic DNA contains:
- the gltB gene encoding glutamate synthase large subunit, whose protein sequence is MVMMEHDSCGVGFVCHTRGERSHQIVEWGVTAVKNLTHRGAVGGDGKTGDGAGVMIEIPRRFFQDVIQEEGMEISHIDNLAVGAVFLYEDVRSQIEEHIRRSPFRLVGWREVPIDKSAVGESALKVMPKIFHLLLDTERVEEPLRELELYLLRRSIETDKKLKDKVYFSSLSSRKLVYKGMLVATQLDIFYPELKDPRIESSFCLFHQRYSTNTFPNWKLAQPFRYLAHNGEINTILGNRNWMLAIQHELEHELFQDRIKLVKPLVSHDESDSASLDRVFELLVLVGFSPEHAINMLIPPAWESVPWLSEDVKAFFEYQVLLMKPWDGPASIAFTDGRVIGAHLDRNGLRPARYVLTEDGILVLGSEVGMVDLQGKKIKEKGRLGPGDTLSVDMSKGTIKKTEEILKELSSRKPYREWIEKYLVRLSQLVKEERIDIKEDPELLRKQVAFGYTQEEIKNILSYMAEEGKELTFSMGDDTPIPPLSEKPPLLFRYFKQRFAQVTNPPIDPIRERSVMSLRMNLGHKRNFLKETPEHARRLQIDSPILLPYQMKALEEQPYFKVVRIPMTYPKERSYCIVELQDMAGERRITDILYDAMYEGIQICDLRLGVELVCRRVEEAVREGAEIIILSDWNISQYRLAVPSLLAVSAVFKWLSERGLSNKVSIVVETGEARDTHHMACLIGYGASAIYPYLAYQTIKDLCERGEIKVPFEKAILNYKKALEEGLLKIMAKMGISTLNSYQGAKIFDTVCLNRDFVEEYFPGTPVTLEADGIFEVQDSLLARHNAAYNTDKPQLDYGGHMKFRKGGEWHAWSPFVVRALHKFLETKDYQDYKEFSRIANEERPTFIRHLLTYKKGEKPVPIEEVEPVENILRRFVTGGMSLGALSPEAHEVLAEACNRLGMKSNSGEGGEDPERYWTIKNSAIKQVASGRFGVTPTYLASAQDIEIKIAQGAKPGEGGQLPGHKVSEYIAKLRHAQPGISLISPPPHHDIYSIEDLAQLINDLKEANPNAKVCVKLVAETGVGTVAAGVAKAYADIIQISGAEGGTGASPYSSIKNAGNYWEIGLAETQRVLMENNLRDKVRLRVDGGMRTGKDVIIAALLGAEEFGFGTAAMIAEGCVMARLCHTNQCPTGVATQDPRYREKFKGKVENVMAYFKAVAQEVREILAEMGFRSLDEIIGRRDLLEVVTYDHIPGSKRVKLEEFLKEGYPEGKPLKCMVQRNDNPHRSKLAQILEEEILPFIERAQKVSREYRISNIDRSIPTRLAYHIAVRYRDQGLPEDTVCLTFVGTAGQSFGAFNHRGMSLTLIGDANDYVGKGMYGGRIVIKPSDVRETNLHVIMGNTCLYGATGGELYAAGRAGERFAVRNSGAIAVIEGAGMHCCEYMTGGVVVVLGPVGFNVGAGMTGGYAYILDDELEKKINPHYVTVRRLKEDEVAELRGLIEKHHRYTESPWAALILNNWPEFSQRFYKVIPLEQCKRDSFGETDECQLIEQGKGSTGL, encoded by the coding sequence ATGGTGATGATGGAACACGATTCGTGCGGTGTAGGTTTTGTTTGTCACACAAGAGGTGAAAGGAGCCACCAGATAGTAGAGTGGGGTGTGACGGCCGTCAAGAACCTCACCCACAGAGGTGCCGTCGGTGGTGACGGTAAGACGGGTGATGGCGCAGGTGTTATGATAGAGATCCCCAGGCGTTTCTTTCAGGATGTTATACAAGAGGAGGGTATGGAGATATCTCATATAGACAACCTGGCCGTCGGCGCTGTGTTTCTGTACGAAGACGTAAGATCTCAGATAGAGGAGCATATAAGAAGATCTCCTTTCCGTCTCGTGGGATGGAGGGAAGTACCCATTGATAAGTCCGCAGTAGGCGAGTCTGCCCTTAAGGTTATGCCCAAAATATTTCACCTTCTTTTGGATACAGAGAGGGTGGAAGAGCCCCTAAGGGAGCTGGAGCTCTATCTTCTGAGACGTTCCATAGAGACAGATAAGAAACTGAAGGATAAAGTGTACTTTTCCTCTCTCTCCTCCAGAAAACTGGTTTACAAAGGTATGCTGGTGGCTACCCAGCTGGATATCTTTTATCCGGAGTTAAAGGACCCCCGCATAGAATCTTCCTTCTGTCTGTTCCATCAAAGATACTCCACCAACACATTTCCCAACTGGAAACTGGCACAACCCTTCAGATACTTGGCCCACAACGGAGAAATCAACACCATACTGGGTAACAGAAACTGGATGCTGGCTATACAACACGAACTGGAACACGAGCTTTTTCAGGACAGGATAAAGCTGGTAAAACCTCTGGTGTCTCACGATGAGAGTGATTCGGCTTCTTTGGATAGAGTCTTTGAGCTCCTTGTACTGGTAGGGTTCTCGCCGGAACATGCCATCAACATGCTGATACCTCCCGCCTGGGAGAGTGTGCCGTGGCTGTCGGAGGATGTGAAGGCTTTCTTTGAGTATCAGGTACTCCTTATGAAACCGTGGGATGGTCCTGCTTCAATAGCCTTTACTGATGGTAGAGTTATAGGAGCTCACTTAGACAGAAACGGACTTCGCCCGGCCAGATATGTCCTTACAGAGGACGGCATACTGGTCTTAGGCTCCGAAGTGGGTATGGTGGATCTTCAGGGGAAAAAGATAAAGGAGAAGGGAAGACTCGGACCGGGAGATACTCTATCGGTGGATATGTCAAAGGGTACCATCAAGAAAACGGAGGAGATACTCAAAGAACTCTCTTCTAGAAAGCCCTACAGAGAGTGGATAGAGAAGTATCTGGTTAGGTTATCGCAACTTGTGAAAGAAGAGCGTATAGATATAAAGGAGGACCCCGAGTTATTGAGAAAGCAGGTGGCCTTCGGCTACACTCAGGAGGAGATCAAAAACATACTTTCCTACATGGCAGAAGAAGGTAAAGAGCTCACCTTCTCTATGGGAGATGACACACCTATACCTCCTCTCTCCGAAAAACCTCCTTTGCTTTTCAGGTACTTCAAACAGAGGTTCGCCCAAGTTACGAACCCTCCTATAGATCCCATAAGAGAAAGGAGTGTTATGTCCCTGCGCATGAACTTGGGACACAAGAGGAACTTCCTCAAGGAAACACCAGAGCATGCCAGAAGGCTGCAGATAGACAGTCCCATACTGCTACCTTACCAGATGAAAGCTCTTGAAGAACAGCCCTACTTTAAGGTGGTACGTATTCCCATGACCTACCCCAAGGAGAGGAGCTACTGTATAGTGGAACTGCAAGATATGGCAGGCGAAAGGCGTATAACGGATATTCTGTACGACGCTATGTACGAAGGGATACAGATATGTGATCTGAGACTGGGTGTAGAACTGGTGTGCAGGCGTGTGGAGGAGGCTGTAAGGGAAGGAGCTGAGATCATCATACTGTCTGACTGGAACATAAGTCAGTATAGACTCGCTGTACCAAGCCTTCTGGCGGTCTCGGCAGTGTTCAAGTGGCTGTCGGAAAGGGGTCTTTCCAACAAGGTATCCATAGTGGTAGAAACGGGGGAGGCCCGTGATACACACCATATGGCTTGTCTTATAGGCTACGGTGCTTCGGCCATATACCCTTACCTGGCCTATCAGACCATAAAGGATCTGTGTGAGAGGGGAGAGATAAAAGTTCCCTTTGAAAAAGCTATCCTCAACTATAAGAAGGCCTTGGAGGAAGGTCTTCTCAAGATAATGGCCAAGATGGGTATCTCCACCCTCAACTCCTATCAGGGAGCCAAGATCTTTGACACGGTATGTTTAAACAGGGATTTTGTAGAGGAATACTTCCCAGGAACTCCCGTCACCTTAGAGGCGGATGGTATCTTTGAAGTGCAGGACAGTTTGCTGGCAAGACACAACGCTGCTTACAATACCGATAAGCCGCAACTGGATTACGGTGGTCACATGAAGTTTAGAAAGGGTGGAGAGTGGCATGCTTGGTCCCCCTTTGTGGTCCGTGCCCTCCATAAGTTCTTGGAAACTAAGGATTACCAAGATTACAAAGAGTTCTCTCGTATAGCCAACGAAGAGAGACCCACCTTCATAAGGCATCTCCTCACTTACAAGAAAGGAGAGAAACCCGTCCCCATAGAGGAAGTGGAGCCTGTAGAGAACATCTTGCGTAGGTTTGTGACGGGTGGTATGTCTTTGGGTGCCCTTTCTCCGGAAGCTCACGAAGTTCTGGCAGAAGCGTGCAACAGATTGGGTATGAAAAGCAACTCCGGAGAGGGAGGAGAAGATCCAGAAAGGTACTGGACTATAAAGAACTCTGCCATAAAGCAGGTGGCCAGCGGACGTTTCGGTGTTACGCCCACATACCTAGCATCCGCTCAGGACATAGAGATAAAAATAGCACAAGGTGCTAAACCGGGAGAAGGTGGCCAGCTGCCCGGTCACAAAGTGAGCGAGTATATAGCAAAACTGAGACACGCTCAGCCGGGTATATCCCTCATATCACCCCCGCCTCACCATGACATCTACTCCATAGAGGATCTTGCTCAGCTCATCAACGACCTTAAGGAGGCAAATCCCAACGCCAAGGTGTGTGTCAAGCTGGTGGCAGAGACAGGTGTGGGAACTGTAGCGGCCGGTGTGGCCAAAGCGTATGCTGACATAATACAGATAAGTGGTGCCGAAGGTGGTACAGGTGCGAGCCCTTACTCTTCCATCAAAAACGCAGGTAACTATTGGGAGATAGGTCTTGCCGAGACACAGAGGGTCCTTATGGAGAACAACCTACGTGACAAGGTGAGGTTAAGGGTAGACGGTGGTATGCGCACCGGGAAAGACGTGATAATAGCCGCCCTACTGGGTGCGGAGGAGTTTGGTTTTGGAACAGCGGCTATGATAGCAGAAGGTTGTGTCATGGCACGCCTCTGTCATACCAACCAGTGTCCCACCGGTGTAGCTACACAAGATCCTCGCTACAGAGAGAAGTTTAAGGGTAAGGTGGAAAACGTTATGGCATACTTTAAAGCCGTTGCCCAGGAGGTACGTGAGATCCTCGCTGAGATGGGTTTCAGGAGCCTCGATGAGATAATAGGCAGAAGAGATCTTTTGGAGGTGGTGACCTACGATCATATACCTGGCTCCAAAAGGGTCAAGCTGGAAGAGTTCCTGAAAGAAGGTTATCCTGAAGGCAAACCCCTAAAGTGTATGGTGCAGAGAAACGATAACCCCCATAGAAGTAAGCTGGCTCAGATATTGGAAGAGGAGATACTCCCCTTCATAGAGAGAGCTCAGAAAGTAAGCAGAGAGTATAGGATAAGCAACATAGACAGAAGCATACCCACACGCCTAGCGTATCACATAGCGGTACGCTACAGGGATCAGGGGCTGCCGGAAGACACTGTTTGCCTTACCTTCGTGGGTACAGCAGGGCAAAGTTTCGGTGCCTTTAACCACAGGGGTATGTCCCTCACCCTCATAGGAGATGCCAACGATTACGTAGGGAAAGGTATGTACGGGGGCAGGATAGTGATAAAACCTTCCGATGTGAGAGAAACAAACCTTCACGTCATCATGGGTAACACATGCCTGTACGGAGCTACAGGCGGTGAGCTATACGCAGCAGGTAGGGCAGGAGAGAGGTTTGCTGTACGTAACAGTGGTGCTATAGCGGTTATAGAAGGTGCTGGCATGCACTGCTGTGAGTACATGACGGGTGGAGTGGTGGTAGTTCTCGGTCCTGTGGGCTTTAACGTAGGCGCTGGTATGACTGGCGGTTATGCCTACATTTTGGACGATGAGTTAGAGAAAAAGATAAACCCCCATTACGTGACAGTGCGCAGACTGAAAGAGGATGAGGTAGCAGAACTTAGAGGTCTCATAGAGAAACATCACAGGTACACGGAGAGTCCATGGGCAGCTCTCATTCTTAACAACTGGCCAGAGTTCTCTCAACGCTTCTATAAGGTTATACCCTTAGAGCAGTGTAAGAGGGACTCCTTCGGAGAAACAGACGAGTGCCAACTGATAGAACAGGGTAAAGGTTCAACTGGCCTTTGA
- the metG gene encoding methionine--tRNA ligase subunit beta: MELIGIEDFLKLDLRLAKILEAERVKGSEKLLRLRVSLGEEERTLVAGIAKYYAPEDLIGKKVLILANLKPRRIMGIESQGMVLAVSDGESLSLLVPDREVREGSKAS, translated from the coding sequence ATGGAGCTCATAGGTATTGAGGACTTTCTGAAGTTAGATCTTAGGTTGGCGAAGATACTGGAGGCAGAGAGAGTAAAAGGCTCCGAAAAACTCCTAAGGCTGAGGGTCTCCTTAGGAGAGGAAGAAAGAACGCTGGTGGCTGGTATAGCCAAATACTATGCTCCTGAGGATCTGATAGGAAAGAAGGTACTCATACTGGCCAATCTGAAACCCAGAAGGATCATGGGGATAGAGTCACAGGGGATGGTGCTGGCAGTCTCGGATGGGGAAAGCCTCTCCCTTTTGGTACCTGACAGGGAAGTGAGGGAGGGTTCAAAGGCCAGTTGA